From one Thalassobaculum sp. OXR-137 genomic stretch:
- a CDS encoding response regulator transcription factor, with the protein MTTGRKVLLVDDDEALRGTLAEQLQLHEEFDTSEAGTGAEGLEAAKAATYDLILLDVGLPDMDGRDLCRLMRKAGVKSPVIMLTAQDSDADTILGLDAGANDYVTKPFKVAVLLARMRAQLRQHEQSDDAVFSIGPYAFKPAAKLMVDETKNRKIRLTEKETAILKYLYRAGDRMVRRETLLNEVWGYNAGVTTHTLETHVYRLRQKIEPDPSRAEILVTDTGGYRLVP; encoded by the coding sequence ATGACGACGGGACGCAAGGTTCTTCTGGTGGACGACGACGAGGCGCTGCGCGGGACTCTCGCCGAGCAGCTGCAGCTTCACGAGGAGTTCGACACCAGCGAGGCGGGGACCGGCGCCGAAGGGCTGGAGGCCGCCAAGGCCGCCACCTACGATCTGATCCTGCTCGATGTCGGTCTTCCGGACATGGATGGCCGCGACCTCTGCCGGCTGATGCGCAAGGCGGGGGTGAAGTCGCCTGTCATCATGCTCACCGCCCAGGACAGCGACGCCGACACGATCCTCGGTCTCGATGCCGGCGCCAACGATTATGTGACCAAGCCGTTCAAGGTGGCGGTGCTCCTGGCCCGGATGCGCGCCCAGCTCCGCCAACACGAGCAGAGCGACGACGCGGTGTTCTCCATCGGCCCCTACGCCTTCAAGCCGGCGGCGAAGCTGATGGTGGACGAAACCAAGAACCGCAAGATCCGCCTGACCGAGAAGGAAACCGCGATCCTCAAATACCTGTATCGGGCCGGCGACCGGATGGTCCGGCGCGAGACCCTGCTCAACGAGGTCTGGGGCTACAATGCCGGGGTCACAACCCACACGCTGGAAACCCACGTGTACCGGCTGCGCCAGAAGATCGAGCCCGACCCGTCCCGAGCCGAGATCCTGGTCACGGATACGGGCGGCTATCGGCTTGTTCCGTAA
- a CDS encoding DUF427 domain-containing protein, with translation MPTASFNGEVIAEAEEVVTIEGVAYFPPEAVRLDCLEETATRTGCPWRGVATYYTVRVGDREERDAAWRYLEPKRKARRIAGWVAFWKGVTVEGVGDGLVE, from the coding sequence ATGCCGACCGCAAGCTTCAACGGCGAGGTGATCGCCGAGGCCGAGGAGGTGGTCACCATCGAGGGCGTGGCCTATTTCCCCCCCGAAGCCGTGCGCCTCGACTGCCTGGAGGAGACGGCCACCCGCACCGGCTGTCCGTGGCGCGGGGTCGCCACCTACTACACGGTGCGCGTGGGCGACCGGGAGGAGCGCGACGCCGCCTGGCGCTATCTGGAGCCCAAGCGCAAGGCGCGACGGATCGCCGGCTGGGTGGCGTTCTGGAAGGGCGTAACGGTGGAGGGCGTCGGCGACGGACTCGTCGAATGA
- a CDS encoding alpha/beta hydrolase codes for MTVFGTYDQAALDAQYNNQAKVPDVAGIGQRWMARGAEARNALSCDLDLAYGPHERHRVDVFPAARPDAPILAFIHGGYWHTRDKSLVHFLAPTYVAADVTLVSVEYRLCPEVTIADIVADVTAAIEWIHANAERVGGRADKLHVAGHSAGGHLAAMLCGPNGRPDLLKGGCSVSGLHDLEPIRLCYLNESLHLKPEDVAPLSPISIARDLKKGDGRLPPLIATVGLEEGPEYLRQRDELIQALHAAGQPALSVDVEGGNHFTALEAFGDPHHPLCLAMLRQMLSPGF; via the coding sequence ATGACGGTCTTCGGGACCTACGATCAGGCGGCGCTCGACGCCCAGTACAACAACCAGGCCAAGGTGCCCGACGTGGCCGGTATCGGTCAGCGCTGGATGGCCCGGGGCGCCGAGGCGCGCAACGCGCTGTCCTGCGACCTGGACCTGGCCTACGGACCGCATGAGCGCCACCGGGTCGACGTGTTCCCGGCCGCCCGGCCCGACGCGCCGATCCTCGCCTTTATCCATGGCGGCTACTGGCACACGCGGGACAAGTCCCTGGTGCATTTCCTGGCGCCGACCTATGTGGCCGCCGACGTGACCCTGGTCTCGGTCGAGTACCGGCTGTGCCCGGAGGTGACGATCGCCGATATCGTCGCCGACGTGACCGCCGCCATCGAGTGGATCCACGCCAATGCCGAGCGGGTCGGCGGTCGCGCCGACAAGCTGCACGTGGCCGGGCATTCCGCCGGCGGCCATCTGGCGGCGATGCTCTGCGGCCCCAACGGCCGGCCGGATCTGCTGAAGGGCGGCTGCTCGGTCTCCGGCCTCCACGACCTGGAGCCGATCCGCCTGTGCTACCTCAACGAGAGCCTGCATCTGAAGCCCGAGGATGTGGCGCCGCTCAGCCCCATTTCCATTGCCCGCGACCTGAAGAAGGGCGATGGCCGCCTGCCGCCGCTGATCGCCACGGTCGGCCTGGAAGAGGGGCCGGAATACCTGCGCCAGCGCGACGAGCTGATTCAGGCGCTGCACGCCGCCGGTCAGCCGGCCCTGTCGGTGGATGTGGAGGGCGGCAATCACTTCACCGCTCTGGAGGCCTTCGGCGACCCGCACCACCCGCTATGTCTGGCCATGCTGCGCCAGATGCTCTCCCCCGGTTTTTGA
- the ribA gene encoding GTP cyclohydrolase II — MRAMPDDRDPAAGAPASSLDGAPATPRPSSDRPAGPRPFVRATGQLAVDRAIAELRRGGLVAIRAGRDLDRLAVAAGSEMATRELMGQMSAIAGSEPRLVLTRNRAAVLGSGTDAPAVSVALSTALDVDAVLDLSDPTRQAAVPAGLTALPERADTAAAAAVTLVKLARLLPSALVATVHGISASTMTAWARERALLVVEAGEIERYAETSAHRLIRAASARVPLADAELCELTAFRPMDGGTEHVAIRIGEPDADVGPVLIRIHSACLTGDLLGSLRCDCGDQLRGAIREIEQAGGGILLYLAQEGRDIGLINKLRAYTLQDLGADTVDANTTLGFDDDERVYFPAAEMLRQLGVGRVRLMTNNPSKMEQLAACGVEVVERVPHIFASNSHNERYLATKASRSGHLF, encoded by the coding sequence ATGCGCGCCATGCCCGATGACCGCGATCCCGCCGCCGGCGCCCCCGCCAGTTCCCTCGACGGCGCACCCGCCACGCCCCGACCGTCCTCAGACCGCCCTGCCGGGCCGCGCCCCTTCGTGCGCGCCACCGGCCAGCTCGCGGTCGATCGGGCCATCGCCGAGCTGCGGCGCGGCGGCCTGGTGGCGATCCGCGCCGGACGCGACCTCGACCGCCTGGCGGTGGCCGCCGGCAGCGAGATGGCGACCCGCGAACTGATGGGCCAGATGTCGGCCATCGCCGGCTCCGAGCCGCGCCTCGTCCTGACCCGCAACCGGGCGGCCGTGCTGGGCTCCGGGACCGACGCCCCGGCCGTTTCGGTCGCGCTGTCGACCGCCCTGGACGTGGATGCGGTGCTCGATCTGTCCGACCCCACCCGCCAGGCCGCCGTTCCGGCCGGTCTCACCGCCCTGCCGGAGCGCGCGGATACCGCGGCCGCGGCGGCGGTGACCCTGGTGAAGCTGGCGCGCCTGCTACCCAGCGCCCTTGTCGCCACGGTGCACGGGATCTCCGCCTCGACCATGACCGCCTGGGCGCGGGAACGGGCCCTGCTGGTGGTCGAGGCCGGCGAAATCGAACGCTATGCCGAGACCAGCGCCCACCGGCTGATCCGTGCCGCCTCGGCCCGGGTGCCGCTGGCCGATGCGGAGCTCTGCGAACTGACGGCCTTCCGGCCGATGGACGGCGGCACCGAACATGTGGCGATCCGCATCGGCGAGCCCGACGCGGATGTGGGCCCGGTGCTGATCCGCATCCATTCCGCCTGCCTGACGGGCGATCTTCTGGGCAGTCTGCGCTGCGACTGCGGCGACCAGCTGCGCGGCGCGATCCGGGAGATCGAGCAGGCCGGCGGCGGCATCCTGCTGTATCTGGCGCAGGAGGGCCGGGATATCGGCCTGATCAACAAGCTGCGCGCCTACACCCTGCAGGATCTCGGGGCCGACACGGTGGACGCGAACACCACCCTCGGCTTCGACGACGACGAACGGGTGTATTTCCCAGCGGCGGAGATGCTGCGCCAGCTCGGCGTCGGCCGGGTGCGGCTGATGACCAACAACCCCTCCAAGATGGAACAGCTCGCCGCCTGCGGCGTGGAGGTGGTGGAGCGGGTGCCCCATATCTTCGCCTCGAACAGCCACAACGAACGCTATCTCGCGACCAAGGCGTCGCGGTCGGGTCACCTCTTCTAG
- a CDS encoding YggS family pyridoxal phosphate-dependent enzyme gives MSAATGQAVGEDGGPVAVDPHLVRQISDNIDTIRHAIEKAAGEAERDPAAVTLIAVGKVQPVERVEAALLAGQRVFGENRVQEAKSKWPDFRSRYEGVELHLIGPLQTNKVKEAVELFDVIQTVDRPKLARELAKEMEKQGRKLACYIQVNTGEEEQKAGVSPAEADAFIAECRDMLGLTVVGLMCIPPVEDNPALHFAMLREVAKRNGLANLSMGMSGDFETAVEMGATHVRVGTAIFGARDYD, from the coding sequence ATGAGCGCGGCAACGGGACAGGCTGTCGGTGAGGATGGCGGCCCGGTCGCCGTCGATCCGCACCTGGTGCGGCAGATCTCCGACAATATCGACACCATCCGCCACGCCATCGAGAAGGCGGCGGGCGAAGCGGAGCGGGATCCCGCCGCGGTGACGCTGATCGCGGTCGGCAAGGTCCAGCCGGTGGAGCGGGTCGAGGCGGCGCTGCTCGCCGGCCAGCGGGTCTTCGGCGAGAACCGGGTCCAGGAAGCCAAGAGCAAATGGCCCGACTTCCGCAGCCGGTACGAGGGCGTGGAACTGCACCTCATCGGCCCGCTGCAGACCAACAAGGTCAAGGAGGCGGTCGAGCTCTTCGACGTGATCCAGACAGTGGACCGCCCCAAGCTCGCCCGCGAACTGGCCAAGGAGATGGAGAAACAGGGCCGAAAGCTCGCCTGTTACATCCAGGTCAATACGGGCGAGGAGGAGCAGAAGGCCGGCGTCTCGCCCGCCGAGGCCGATGCCTTCATCGCCGAGTGCCGCGACATGCTGGGGCTTACCGTGGTCGGGCTGATGTGTATCCCGCCGGTGGAGGACAATCCGGCGCTGCATTTCGCCATGCTGCGGGAGGTCGCCAAGCGCAATGGGTTGGCGAACCTGTCGATGGGGATGAGCGGGGATTTCGAGACCGCCGTCGAGATGGGCGCGACCCATGTCCGGGTCGGCACCGCGATCTTCGGCGCCCGCGACTACGACTGA